In Legionella beliardensis, the following are encoded in one genomic region:
- the rpmH gene encoding 50S ribosomal protein L34, translating to MKRTYQPSKLKRKRDHGFRQRMATRGGRLVLKRRRAKGRKRLSA from the coding sequence ATGAAACGTACTTATCAACCTAGTAAGCTAAAACGCAAACGCGATCATGGGTTTCGCCAACGTATGGCAACGCGAGGTGGACGATTAGTATTAAAACGTCGGCGTGCAAAAGGTCGTAAGCGTTTATCAGCTTA